ATGCTCGCGCCCGAGGCCGATTACGCCAACCCTAGAGAGCCCGTAAACAACGATTCGCTGGTGATGCGGATGCAATACGGCGACTCGTCCGTGCTGTTGGAGGGCGATGCCGAAGCCCCGAGTGAACGCGAGATGCTCGCACTTAAGAGAATCGCACCCGTCACACTCTTGAAGGTCGGCCACCACGGCAGCCGTACCTCGACGACCCAGGAATTCCTCGATGCTGCCGCTCCAAAAGACGCGGTTGTGTCGGTCGGCAGGGGGAATACATTTGGTCACCCCCGCTACGAAGTGATCGAACGAATTTCGGAGGCTCGGACTAAGCTGTATCGAACGGATGAGTTTGGCTTAACCACATTCCTGCTCGGAAGGGATGGAAAAATCCGTGAGCTTGTCGATGCGTCTAATCCATGAGTAGCTGACTTGATCGGGAGGTTTCGATGGAGTTGAATGGGCCAAATGCTGAGGCTGTCGTGATCAGTGCGGAAGAGCGGGCAGAAGAACAGAAGCTGATCCGCAGAATGCAGATGATGATGAACATGGTGATGCAGGTCATCGCACAGGACGGGTCGCTGACGGTGGACGAGGCAGCCCAGATGATCGCGGACAGCAGAAAGGCTGCCTTAGCCATGTTCCCAGGCAAAGAGTTGGCCTATGACCTCATCTGGCGTCCTCGCTTCCAACGCCTCATGCGCGAACGCTTTCGAATAATGTAGCTTCAACCCAACGCTATTCACCACCACAAAACTCCGCTTCGCCGCTCCTGTTACGCTGGGAAGACGATGGAGATCCGGCTGGCAACACAACATGATCTACCAGCGCTGATGAGTCTCGTCCGGCGCGTCGTTCCCCTGATGCGCGCGACAGGAAATCTGCAGTGGGACGAGACCTACCCAAACGACGCTGTCTTTCAGCGCGACATCGACCTGAACCAACTCTGGATCTCAGAGGTGAACGGTAGCATCGCCGGCGTCGCTGCAATCACGATGGACCAGGAGCCTGACTATACCCAGGTTGGGTGGGACATCAACGAACCCGCAGTCGTAGTGCACCGACTCGCGGTCGATCCGGCATTTCGTGGTCTGGGGGCGGCTGGCGCGCTCATGCAAAAAGCTGAAGAGGTCGCAGTCGAACGCGGCATCACCGCCCTCCGCGTCGACACCAACACCCAGAACGAAGCGACACAGCGGCTCTTTCCGAAGCTGGGCTACCTGCTCGCCGGAGAGATCACCCTCGAGTTCAGGCCAGGCCTCCGTTTTCTCTGCTACGAAAAGAAGCTACCCGTGGGCTAATCCTCCGGTAACATCGAACTCCCGCAATTCCAAGTCATGTGATTGCTTCCATACAAAGGTTAGAATTTCGTGGAACTCGCAGAATCAATCGCGCATGTTCCGAAGAGGAGTGCTTTGCAATGGGTCGAAATCGTTTTGTTGTGAAAATGTGTTTGGTGATGATGGCAGTCGTCATGATGCCAGCCCTTGGGCGGGCTCTCGACAACGGCCTTGCGAAGACCCCGCCGATGGGATGGAACAGCTGGAACAAGTTCGGCTGCAAAGATCTCAACGAAAAAGTCGTACGCGAGACCGCGGACACTATGGTGAGCAGCGGCATGAAGGATGCCGGCTATCAGTTCGTCATCCTCGACGACTGCTGGCAGACTGGCCGCGACGCCTCGGGCAATATCGTCGCCGACGCAGAGCGCTTCCCCTCAGGCATCAAGGCGCTGGCCGACTACGTTCACTCGAAGGGCCTGAAGTTCGGCATCTACACCGACGTCGGCACAATGACCTGCGCCAAGCGTCCCGGTAGCATCGGCCACGAATACCAGGACGCAAAGCAATATGCGAACTGGGGCATCGACTACCTCAAAGAAGACTGGTGCAACACGCTCCCCGGACAGAACAGCGAGTCCTCCTACACCCTTATGCGCAACGCGCTCGCCGACTCCGGACGACCGATCGTCTTCAGCATCTGTGAGTGGGGGTCGACCAAGCCATGGCTGTGGGCGGAATCGATCGGAAACCTGTGGCGCGCCACGGGCGACATTCAGGACTGCTGGGACTGCAAGAAAGACTGGGGCGGCAACGGCGTGACCCAGATCATTGACCAGATGAATGGATTGGAGACCTACGCCGGTCCCGGACACTGGAACGACCCCGACATGCTCGAGGTGGGCAACGGCGGCATGACAAAGGAGGAGTATCGCGCCCACTTCAGCATGTGGGCTATGTTCTCGGCACCTCTGCTGGCGGGCAACGACATCTCAAGCATGTCGCCTGACACCAAAGAGATCCTGCTGAACAAAGAGGTCATCGGAATCGATCAGGATCCGCTCGGACGCCAGGCACACAGAGTAAAGAAGACCGGCGACCTTGAGATCTGGTCAAAGCAGCTGCAGGATGGCGGCCGCGCCGTCGTACTTCTCAACCGCAGCCCGGCCGCCGCGAAGATCGCCGTAGCATGGACCGACATCGGCTATCCCGATGCTCTCTCTGTCTCCGTAAGGAATCTGTGGAGTGCTAACGACCTCGGCAAACAAAGCGGTGGCTACTCCGCCGACGTACCCAGCCATGGCGTGGTGATGCTGACGATCAAACCATAGCTTCGAATCAATCGTAGAAGAGGCTACCGCCCCGCATCGTCGCAAGCGGTAGCCTCAATTTTTCGTAATCGACCTGCCGCGCTAAGGTATCTGAGGCGGTCCCAGAACAGGAGTCTTCACTGGCGTCGCCAGTCCAACGATCTCAGTAAGAGTGCCGTTATTGAAGTCCGTCACCCAGAGATTGCCGCTGGCATCAACCACAATCGCATACGCCTCTGTGAATCCAGCGTCCGACGCATAGCCTGCAGTCGGAGACAAAATCGCTCCGGGCGAAGCCGCAACCGAACCTGCCAGCTCGGTAATCGTGTGACTATGCAGGTTTGCAACCCATACATGACCCGATCCATCAATCGCAAGACCCTGCGGCGCGAGGATGCTTGCTTTGTTATCGCTATAGCCGCTTGAAACCACGGTTCCATCATTCGCAAGCTCAGTAATGCTGTTACCAATTTGATTCGCAACCCATACATAACCGCGTTGATCGACCGCAATGCCGTCCGGCCCGCTGCCACTCGGGAAGCTCGCAATCTGACTCCCATCAGCAGAGACCTTGCTCACGGTATCGTTGCCAGAATTCGCCACCCACCCGTAATGATTAGAATCGAGTGCAACCGCAAGCGGAAAGCTGAACTGCAGCGACTCATATCCGTTTGTACCCGAGAGCGGTTGACCGGTGCTCGAGAGCAGGGTGACTCGCGAGTTTCCATAGTCGGGGATCCACACGGTGCCGTTTCCATCAATTGCGATCGCCGTCGGATAACTGATCCCTCCAGCGCTATATCCGGTGGCGCCTGAGAGTATCTGGCCGCTTGAACTAAGCTCAGTCACGCTGCCAAAACCGCCATTGACCGCAGCACTTGCCCCATCCGGTATCCAGATGTTCCCTTGCGGGTCCACAGCAAGCGCATCCGAGTGGCTCAGACCGCCACCGGTAATGCCGGTCGGAAACAAAGGAGTGCCCGTCGTCGAAAACTCAGCCGCGATGCCCGAGTAGGTCGCAACCCAAAGATTGCCGGCAGCGTCTACGCCGAGGCCGGACGGCGCCTTACTGTCCAGCGGCACACCATCGCCGATACCCCCGCCATGGAAACTGATGTGCAGCGTCCAGTCCGCCGGAACCGCAGTGGGCACTGGTGTAAAAGGCATGCCGCTCGAGGGAAGCTGCCCAAACAACATGGCAACATTGCTCCCCGGATTACGCACCAGATTCAGAACCGCATCCAGCGTATTGTCTGGAGCCGTTCCTCCATTGGGTGTAGTCGCAGAGAAGAGTGCGCCGCACCCTGACGCCGTGGCCGTACAGTTATTGAGCAGATCGGCAACGGCGTTGATCTTCGCTGCCGGAGAGACACCTGTCATCGGAAAGGCCGCGCCCGGCGAGGTTCCGGTTGTAAGGTTCGCGAGATTCGCAACCGTAGCCACCGCATTGGCGAGTCCCTGTGTGTTAGTCGAACTCGCTCCAAGATTACCTTCCGTGCCAAAGAATTGTGCCAGTCCCCACGCAGTAACGGCAGTCGTCACCTCGTTGACCACGAACTGAGACGCGGCGGCTATCTGGTTGCAGGCGCCCAGTGCGCTGGCGAGTGTAATGGCTGGATTAGCGACAGCGCCTCCCACCTGCCCACCGCGCACGAGAACATAAATCTGTGACGCGGCGAGGGGACAGGCATAACCCGCGGGCACAGTGAACGCTCCCGCGGCATCGGTGGTGAGTGTGCTCGTAAGCATCGCGGTCGAAGCGGAGCCATTCCCTCCGGTTCCGGCAGCATACAGTTGGACGGTCCCTCCTACGATCGGCTGAGAACCCGCCATCGCCTTTCCTGAAAAACTCACACCAGGATTGGTGACTACTGGGGGCGGAGTGACCGGAGGTGGAGTCACAGGAGGTGGAGTGACCGGCGGAGGAGTGGTCGGGGTCGAACCGCCACCGCATCCCGCAAGCGAGCAAGCCAGAACCCCCGCCATCGCCGCGCTGAAAAATCCCTGAAAGTTGCGCAAAAGTAATCTCACTGGAGGGCCAAGAATATCAAAGGTGGATGCAGTTACTGTCGGTAAGGCTTCGTGAGTCCGTCCAGATCCACCGAGCCGAGAAAGGAGCGAAGAGCCGTCGTCAACTGCTGACGCGCCACATCCACCGGCAGCGTCGTGTCTATCGTCTCAACCTTCAGCAGGATGGGGATGGGACGCTGGGTCTCCCGAGATAGCAGAGACTGAGAGGTCGGCTTGCTGTAGACAAAGCCGAAGTGAGTGCGGTCGCTCGAATATTCTCCGCACGACCCGCTATTGCAGATGGTAGTCGCCTCAAGCGATTGGGTCGCACCATCGTTGAAAAAGGAGCCCGAAAAACCAACCGCACCGTTCGCAGTGGGCATCGAGAGCTGGTCCCGCCAGATCGGATCCTCCCCCCGCGCAGAGTGGCAGATGAGCGTATCGTGAGACCCCATCACCGGCGAAACCCCGATCGACACGTGAGCCCCGCCATCCGCCGGAGCATACTCGGCCCAGTGATAGATCAGGGGACCCGTGAATAAATTCTCATTCCAGGTGCGCGCCAGAGTATAGCTCCCGATACGCTCGGGAAACTGTCCGGGCGCGTTCTCATCGGCTCTTCTCTGAGCAGCCGCGCTACCCATGTGTGTGCTTACATAAGCGCGCGCGACTCCATAACAACTGAACAATACCAGCGCAAGCATTCCAAAAAAACGAAGATAGAAGGAGCGTCCTGCAACTCCGCCGTCCGAGTGGAGCAAAGTCAGCGCAGGGGGCTTGATCTGGCCCGGCGATTCGCTCAAACGGCGCACCACGTAGAACAGCAGGAAGGTCCCCAGAAGAAAGAGGCACGCGCCGATGACGTAATCCCCCATCTCGGCTTTGCTTCGCAGGGAGGGAATGCGCAACGCGACCAGATAATAAAGAACCAGAATGCAGAGGCGCGCGAAGTTGAAGACGTAACCCAGCAGAACAGCACCGGCCACCACCGCAGCATGCGCATACCATCGGAAACGATAGACATAGCCGGCAATAAGCGCAATGAACCCCATCGTAACGGCGCCACGAATGCCATTGCACCCTGGAGCGATGAACATGCCAAACTCCGGAGTGAACATCAGCCGCAGTTGATCCGGGCTCAGCGGCTGGCCCAACGCAATCGCGAACGCGCGAGCGACGTGAGCCGAGGCGCGCTGTAACGGCAGATCGACAAACACGTTGAAGATGTGAGGAATCGGATTGACAAACCACAGAAGAACGAGCGGAAACAGTGATGCCCGGAACAGACGTGTGCCACCAAACAGCAGGACCACCCCAGCGCCATACGCGAAGGCAACAAGCGAGTGCGGCGGCACGTAAACCGACCATTTAGGCGAAAAAACAAACACCAACACCGCTTGGTCCCGGATATGCACGACCGCGGCCGTGACGACCAGAACAACCAGGCCCCACCAGCTGCCCTTCATCTCCCATCCAAGTGAGCGCCACGCCCGCAGAACCAGCACAAAGCTGACCAGCGGGATGAACATCCCGATCGACTTAAGGGCGTCCGTGGTCCAGAGGTTCCAAAGAGCACTCACGGTCGAAAAAATGGTGGATAGACCGAGCACCGCGACAATCGCCGCGAGCCCTGCAGCCCGTGATAAGCCCAGCCCCTCCGCTCCAGCCGATCGGAGTGGGCTGACTTCAGCGGTAGCAGGTAACGTCGACATACAGGTCTTATTGATCCAGGCAGCGCACCAGGGGAGTATTAGGTGGCAAGTCCCAGTGACGCATTACTTGGAAGAGTTACGACGAGCCTTGATGCGAGCACGTACCGAAACGAAAAATGCACCTGCGGAGCCTACGACAGCAAGAATCGCTGTCGGATTTTCCGGAGAGTTCACGCAACCGTCTTGAGCGTGCAGCGGAAGGGCGACGGAAGAGAGGAGGGCGATGCCGGCTAGTAAGAAACAGGTTTTCTTCATTGGTGTCCTCAATTGGGAAGGTACCGTTACGAAAGTTGAAAGTCAACGCAGAATGACTTCCACTTCATAACACTTTTGGGTACCCTGATCATTTTCACCGCCTGTCTACAAAGTCTCGCAGACACCATGGCGGCTTCGCCGACGTCCTGCCGCAAAACAGACGCTCCAAAGGACTTGCCCATTCTTTCTCCACAGGCGGCAGCTGAATCGCTATATCCCAGTTATACCTGGACTTAAGTTGTACAGACCGCGCTTTCGTCATTTTGGCTGAAGCTGAAGCCAGGCATGCAACCTCGACTCCTGAACTGACTGCAATTTAATGCAGTCATTGATACTATCAACAGCCTTTGCAAGGGTCCGTTCGACCGCCGCAACCTTGTGGATAGCAAAGAAATCGGTCACCTCGTCCCTCTGTTTGACCGTGCAGAAGGCC
This Tunturibacter gelidoferens DNA region includes the following protein-coding sequences:
- a CDS encoding PExPT-CTERM protein produces the protein MKKTCFLLAGIALLSSVALPLHAQDGCVNSPENPTAILAVVGSAGAFFVSVRARIKARRNSSK
- a CDS encoding GNAT family N-acetyltransferase — protein: MEIRLATQHDLPALMSLVRRVVPLMRATGNLQWDETYPNDAVFQRDIDLNQLWISEVNGSIAGVAAITMDQEPDYTQVGWDINEPAVVVHRLAVDPAFRGLGAAGALMQKAEEVAVERGITALRVDTNTQNEATQRLFPKLGYLLAGEITLEFRPGLRFLCYEKKLPVG
- a CDS encoding NHL repeat-containing protein, with product MRLLLRNFQGFFSAAMAGVLACSLAGCGGGSTPTTPPPVTPPPVTPPPVTPPPVVTNPGVSFSGKAMAGSQPIVGGTVQLYAAGTGGNGSASTAMLTSTLTTDAAGAFTVPAGYACPLAASQIYVLVRGGQVGGAVANPAITLASALGACNQIAAASQFVVNEVTTAVTAWGLAQFFGTEGNLGASSTNTQGLANAVATVANLANLTTGTSPGAAFPMTGVSPAAKINAVADLLNNCTATASGCGALFSATTPNGGTAPDNTLDAVLNLVRNPGSNVAMLFGQLPSSGMPFTPVPTAVPADWTLHISFHGGGIGDGVPLDSKAPSGLGVDAAGNLWVATYSGIAAEFSTTGTPLFPTGITGGGLSHSDALAVDPQGNIWIPDGASAAVNGGFGSVTELSSSGQILSGATGYSAGGISYPTAIAIDGNGTVWIPDYGNSRVTLLSSTGQPLSGTNGYESLQFSFPLAVALDSNHYGWVANSGNDTVSKVSADGSQIASFPSGSGPDGIAVDQRGYVWVANQIGNSITELANDGTVVSSGYSDNKASILAPQGLAIDGSGHVWVANLHSHTITELAGSVAASPGAILSPTAGYASDAGFTEAYAIVVDASGNLWVTDFNNGTLTEIVGLATPVKTPVLGPPQIP
- a CDS encoding alpha-galactosidase, whose amino-acid sequence is MGRNRFVVKMCLVMMAVVMMPALGRALDNGLAKTPPMGWNSWNKFGCKDLNEKVVRETADTMVSSGMKDAGYQFVILDDCWQTGRDASGNIVADAERFPSGIKALADYVHSKGLKFGIYTDVGTMTCAKRPGSIGHEYQDAKQYANWGIDYLKEDWCNTLPGQNSESSYTLMRNALADSGRPIVFSICEWGSTKPWLWAESIGNLWRATGDIQDCWDCKKDWGGNGVTQIIDQMNGLETYAGPGHWNDPDMLEVGNGGMTKEEYRAHFSMWAMFSAPLLAGNDISSMSPDTKEILLNKEVIGIDQDPLGRQAHRVKKTGDLEIWSKQLQDGGRAVVLLNRSPAAAKIAVAWTDIGYPDALSVSVRNLWSANDLGKQSGGYSADVPSHGVVMLTIKP
- the xrtJ gene encoding exosortase J, translating into MSTLPATAEVSPLRSAGAEGLGLSRAAGLAAIVAVLGLSTIFSTVSALWNLWTTDALKSIGMFIPLVSFVLVLRAWRSLGWEMKGSWWGLVVLVVTAAVVHIRDQAVLVFVFSPKWSVYVPPHSLVAFAYGAGVVLLFGGTRLFRASLFPLVLLWFVNPIPHIFNVFVDLPLQRASAHVARAFAIALGQPLSPDQLRLMFTPEFGMFIAPGCNGIRGAVTMGFIALIAGYVYRFRWYAHAAVVAGAVLLGYVFNFARLCILVLYYLVALRIPSLRSKAEMGDYVIGACLFLLGTFLLFYVVRRLSESPGQIKPPALTLLHSDGGVAGRSFYLRFFGMLALVLFSCYGVARAYVSTHMGSAAAQRRADENAPGQFPERIGSYTLARTWNENLFTGPLIYHWAEYAPADGGAHVSIGVSPVMGSHDTLICHSARGEDPIWRDQLSMPTANGAVGFSGSFFNDGATQSLEATTICNSGSCGEYSSDRTHFGFVYSKPTSQSLLSRETQRPIPILLKVETIDTTLPVDVARQQLTTALRSFLGSVDLDGLTKPYRQ